The Nitrosopumilus sp. genome includes a region encoding these proteins:
- a CDS encoding Glu/Leu/Phe/Val dehydrogenase, with translation MVKNDPFANATKQVNDACDILGIKDKGIREYLAIPNKVLRVKIPVKMDNGKIRIFTGFRSQHNNDRGPYKGGIRYFNPEGGVEYMEREVMALSSWMTWKCAIVDVPLGGGKGGIYVNPKTEKLSEAELDRLTRGFAFKISEIIGPNKDIPAPDVYTTGKEMTQIMDTFSKLNGNEYSPGVITGKPISMGGSLARNVATGLGAAYTVREAAKTLKVNLKGAKVVLQGFGNASTFAGEYLEKMGAKVIAVSDSKGSISIPKGAKTSAILAHKQKKGSVVGFPGSKKISTEELLTTKCDILVPGALENQIDAKIAKNLKCKIIAEAANGPTLPEADPIIYQKKILVIPDILANSGGVCISYLEWVQNNMGYYWTFDEVANKMEANITKGFKDAYALSKKHKIDMRKATMVLAVERVLEAFDQKGIWP, from the coding sequence TTGGTCAAGAATGATCCATTTGCAAATGCAACAAAACAAGTTAATGATGCATGTGATATACTAGGAATAAAGGACAAAGGAATTCGTGAATATCTTGCAATTCCTAACAAAGTTTTGAGAGTAAAAATCCCAGTAAAGATGGATAATGGTAAAATTAGAATTTTCACAGGTTTTAGAAGTCAACATAACAATGACAGAGGTCCATACAAAGGTGGTATTCGTTACTTCAATCCAGAAGGTGGAGTTGAGTACATGGAAAGAGAAGTCATGGCATTATCTTCATGGATGACATGGAAATGTGCTATTGTTGACGTTCCACTTGGTGGAGGAAAGGGTGGAATCTATGTTAATCCTAAAACCGAAAAACTCAGTGAAGCAGAACTTGATAGATTAACTCGTGGATTTGCATTTAAGATCTCTGAAATAATTGGTCCCAACAAAGACATTCCAGCTCCTGATGTTTACACAACAGGTAAAGAGATGACACAAATCATGGATACTTTTAGTAAACTAAATGGTAATGAATATTCTCCAGGTGTGATTACAGGTAAACCAATTTCCATGGGAGGTTCTCTTGCAAGAAATGTTGCTACTGGATTAGGTGCAGCATATACTGTTAGAGAAGCTGCTAAGACATTGAAAGTTAATTTGAAAGGTGCAAAAGTAGTTTTACAAGGTTTTGGAAATGCATCAACATTTGCTGGTGAATATCTTGAAAAAATGGGTGCAAAAGTTATTGCTGTTAGTGACTCTAAAGGTTCAATTTCAATTCCTAAAGGTGCTAAAACAAGTGCAATTTTAGCTCATAAACAAAAGAAAGGTTCTGTTGTTGGATTTCCTGGAAGTAAAAAAATCTCTACTGAAGAACTACTTACTACTAAATGTGATATTCTAGTTCCAGGTGCACTTGAGAATCAAATCGATGCAAAGATTGCAAAGAATCTCAAATGTAAAATCATTGCAGAAGCTGCCAATGGTCCTACGTTACCTGAAGCAGATCCTATTATCTATCAAAAAAAAATTCTAGTAATTCCTGACATCTTGGCAAATTCTGGAGGTGTTTGTATTTCGTATTTAGAATGGGTACAAAATAACATGGGTTACTATTGGACTTTTGATGAGGTTGCAAACAAAATGGAAGCAAATATCACAAAAGGATTCAAGGATGCTTATGCCCTTAGTAAAAAACACAAAATTGACATGAGAAAGGCAACCATGGTTTTGGCCGTTGAAAGAGTGCTGGAAGCCTTTGATCAAAAAGGCATTTGGCCATAG
- a CDS encoding type 1 glutamine amidotransferase, which translates to MSKVLLVQNTRIEGSGYLGELLQNDGFEITSVNAKHERLPDQDFSLVVILGAPESANDDLPYLRTEQQLIKNSVEKNIPVLGICLGSQLIAKTFGAKVYSGPRKEIGFYNDLKISNDSPFFKGFKNPFTVFHWHGDTFDLPLGSIKLASSDYYPNQAFQFKSAIGLQFHLEVNEDMVNLWLDNTEEKLQKIPYIDPQKIRSDIVENISMVKSNMNNFYNNFKFAFGL; encoded by the coding sequence ATGTCTAAGGTCTTACTAGTACAAAATACTCGGATTGAGGGTTCTGGATACTTGGGCGAACTGCTACAAAATGACGGATTTGAAATTACATCCGTAAATGCTAAACATGAAAGACTTCCTGATCAAGATTTTTCTTTAGTTGTGATTCTAGGTGCCCCCGAAAGTGCAAATGATGATTTACCGTATCTTCGCACTGAGCAACAGTTAATCAAAAATTCTGTTGAAAAAAATATTCCTGTGCTAGGAATTTGTCTGGGTTCACAGTTGATTGCTAAAACATTTGGTGCTAAAGTGTATAGTGGACCAAGAAAAGAAATTGGATTTTATAATGATCTGAAAATTAGTAATGATTCTCCTTTTTTCAAAGGATTCAAAAATCCTTTTACTGTATTTCATTGGCATGGTGATACGTTTGATTTGCCATTGGGTTCAATTAAATTGGCCTCATCTGATTATTATCCAAATCAGGCATTTCAATTCAAAAGTGCAATAGGTCTACAATTTCATTTAGAAGTCAATGAGGATATGGTCAATTTGTGGCTTGATAATACTGAAGAGAAATTACAAAAAATCCCATACATCGATCCTCAAAAAATTCGTTCAGATATTGTTGAAAATATTTCAATGGTAAAATCAAATATGAATAATTTTTACAACAATTTCAAATTTGCATTTGGTCTTTGA
- a CDS encoding toprim domain-containing protein, which produces MLISEQEILELKNFVFDLNTLKNSIVIVEGKRDSNALRRIGYKGKILEFHKFAGMVDFADFVAKYERVIILFDRDKKGRALTAKIIQLLQRRTKIDLSFKRKLRKITKGKIMFVEQLVNYEDYLA; this is translated from the coding sequence GTGTTAATATCAGAACAAGAAATTTTAGAATTGAAAAATTTTGTATTTGATTTAAACACTTTGAAAAACAGCATAGTGATTGTTGAAGGTAAAAGGGATTCAAATGCATTAAGAAGAATAGGATACAAAGGTAAAATTTTAGAATTTCACAAGTTTGCAGGAATGGTAGATTTTGCAGATTTTGTTGCAAAATATGAAAGAGTGATTATTCTTTTTGACAGAGATAAAAAAGGGAGAGCATTAACAGCGAAAATAATTCAATTATTACAAAGAAGAACAAAGATAGATCTGTCGTTTAAGAGAAAACTTCGTAAAATTACAAAAGGGAAAATAATGTTTGTTGAACAATTAGTAAATTATGAAGATTATCTAGCTTAA